Proteins from one Pontibacter korlensis genomic window:
- a CDS encoding hemolysin family protein: MIFDILLTIFLVLLNGFFVAAEFAIVKVRASQIELRAQAGNAMAKLAQHMLTHLDAYLSATQLGITLASLGLGWIGESVVAQIVINIMEAFGFEGSEALAHTIALPISFAIITVLHIVFGELAPKSLAIQRSESTTLAIAYPLRFFYILFSPFIWLLNGLANMVLRAMGIQPMHGAEVHTAEELRLLFEQSVEGGAIQDAHHELIENVFLFNERMVKQILVPRTKMVAIDVNIPEQELMEVIFNEGYSRLPVYSGNMDNIVGILYVKDILSIMRLGQPIVIEDLMRPAYFVPETKKINLLLKQFQRRHLHMAIATDEFGGVSGIVTIEDIIEELVGEIQDEYDEEAPLVERISDFEYKVNGASAVSDANDFLPYPLPEGEDYETVGGLLNVIYGQIPENLNETTTLNQYDVRILEKSDRRVDWVLLTVREEGREATS, from the coding sequence ATGATTTTTGATATTCTCTTAACGATATTCCTTGTATTGCTTAATGGCTTCTTTGTGGCTGCAGAGTTTGCCATTGTAAAGGTGAGGGCATCGCAAATCGAGTTACGGGCACAGGCCGGAAATGCCATGGCAAAACTGGCGCAGCACATGCTCACCCACCTCGACGCCTACCTTTCAGCCACACAGCTGGGAATTACCTTAGCCTCATTGGGTCTCGGTTGGATTGGGGAGAGCGTGGTAGCGCAGATCGTGATCAACATTATGGAAGCGTTTGGTTTTGAGGGAAGTGAGGCGCTGGCACATACTATTGCTTTGCCTATTTCCTTTGCTATCATCACGGTGCTACACATTGTGTTTGGTGAGCTAGCCCCAAAATCGTTGGCTATACAGCGCTCTGAGTCTACTACCCTGGCTATAGCTTACCCGCTGCGTTTCTTTTACATTCTGTTTAGCCCGTTTATCTGGTTATTGAACGGCTTAGCCAACATGGTGCTGCGCGCCATGGGCATCCAGCCTATGCATGGAGCGGAGGTGCACACAGCAGAGGAGCTTCGCCTGCTTTTTGAGCAAAGTGTGGAAGGAGGCGCCATCCAGGATGCCCACCACGAGCTGATCGAGAATGTATTCCTTTTTAACGAGCGCATGGTAAAGCAGATCCTGGTGCCGCGTACTAAAATGGTGGCTATTGATGTCAATATTCCGGAGCAAGAGCTTATGGAGGTGATCTTTAACGAAGGATACTCCCGTCTGCCCGTTTATAGTGGCAACATGGACAATATCGTGGGTATACTTTACGTGAAGGATATCCTGAGCATTATGCGCCTGGGCCAGCCGATTGTGATCGAAGACCTTATGCGCCCTGCGTATTTTGTGCCAGAAACCAAGAAGATTAACCTGCTGCTGAAACAGTTTCAGCGCCGCCACTTGCACATGGCTATTGCTACCGATGAGTTTGGCGGTGTTTCGGGCATCGTAACCATAGAGGATATTATTGAGGAATTAGTGGGCGAGATTCAGGATGAGTACGATGAAGAAGCTCCACTGGTAGAGCGCATCAGCGACTTTGAGTATAAAGTAAATGGTGCCTCTGCCGTGTCTGACGCCAACGACTTCCTGCCTTACCCACTGCCAGAGGGCGAAGATTATGAAACAGTTGGCGGGCTCCTGAATGTAATTTATGGCCAGATTCCGGAGAACCTGAACGAAACCACCACCTTAAACCAGTATGATGTGCGCATTCTGGAGAAGTCTGACCGCCGTGTGGACTGGGTGCTGCTAACAGTACGAGAAGAAGGCCGGGAGGCAACTAGCTAA
- a CDS encoding hemerythrin domain-containing protein — MKRHESLIPISRQHHGGLLTARLLQHGAPPYKDMPTTPATKRDYVLDFLKEHLLPHFKLEEQTVFILAADTSEELRQQAIHLQSEHRKLEQFILALPKATDAELPVKLDEVGKMLEQHIRQEERVFFEALQQELPEEKLQELQQQVLEQLGE, encoded by the coding sequence ATGAAGCGACACGAAAGCCTTATACCGATCTCCAGACAACACCACGGTGGCCTACTAACGGCCAGGCTGTTACAACATGGCGCGCCTCCTTATAAAGACATGCCTACTACTCCTGCTACTAAGCGCGACTATGTGCTGGATTTTCTAAAGGAGCACCTGCTCCCCCACTTCAAACTCGAAGAGCAGACTGTTTTTATACTTGCAGCGGATACCTCAGAAGAATTAAGGCAACAAGCAATTCATTTGCAGAGCGAACACCGGAAACTAGAGCAGTTCATACTTGCGCTGCCAAAGGCTACGGATGCAGAATTACCAGTTAAGCTAGATGAGGTGGGAAAAATGCTGGAGCAACACATACGGCAAGAGGAGCGTGTTTTCTTTGAGGCACTACAGCAGGAACTGCCTGAAGAGAAGTTGCAGGAACTGCAGCAGCAAGTGCTGGAGCAGTTAGGAGAGTAA
- a CDS encoding gamma carbonic anhydrase family protein, with protein sequence MPVILPVKGVKPQMGDGCWIAENATIVGDVVMGNECSIWFNAVVRGDVNSIRIGDRTNIQDGAVIHCTYERAGTAIGSNVSIGHNAIVHGCTVHDNVLIGMGAIVMDNAVVHPNCIIAAGAIVLENTICESGWIYAGIPAKKVKQLSAEQVEGLTRTSNNYVMYSGWFSGKE encoded by the coding sequence ATGCCAGTTATACTTCCGGTTAAGGGCGTAAAGCCACAAATGGGTGATGGGTGCTGGATTGCCGAAAATGCTACCATCGTTGGTGATGTGGTAATGGGCAATGAGTGTTCAATATGGTTCAATGCTGTTGTCCGCGGTGACGTCAACAGCATCCGAATAGGCGACAGAACCAACATACAAGATGGTGCTGTGATTCACTGTACTTATGAGCGAGCGGGTACTGCTATTGGTAGTAACGTTTCTATTGGTCATAATGCCATAGTACATGGCTGTACTGTACACGATAATGTATTGATAGGCATGGGAGCCATCGTAATGGATAATGCTGTTGTGCACCCAAACTGTATAATAGCAGCTGGAGCCATTGTGCTGGAGAATACTATCTGCGAATCGGGCTGGATTTACGCAGGCATACCTGCTAAAAAGGTAAAACAGCTAAGTGCAGAGCAGGTAGAAGGCTTAACCAGAACATCCAATAATTATGTGATGTACAGTGGCTGGTTTAGCGGAAAAGAGTAA
- a CDS encoding radical SAM protein, translating to MRLRSKPVLCNYYVTYRCNAKCSFCDIWERPSPYITMEDVARNLHDLKRLGVEVVDFTGGEPLLHRQIDQMLGMAHDMGFITTLTTNAMLYPKLAERLKGKVDMLHFSLDSAHKEEHDRGRGVACYDFVMDSIKIARSLGERPDILFTVFRHNLDQLEEVYEKVILPNKLVLILNPAFEYNNVETGKQLTEEELRYLSEFGKRKQVYLNEGFVQLRLDGGNKTQKPVCKAASTTLVISPENELVLPCYHLGAKSYPIEGRLYDLYRSQEIEELKRQEGRLPACEGCTINCYMQPSFAVELSKYFWKALPSTLKYNYLKGTWKRLM from the coding sequence ATGCGCCTAAGGTCAAAACCAGTACTTTGCAATTACTACGTTACATACCGATGTAACGCAAAGTGTTCGTTCTGTGATATTTGGGAGCGACCATCGCCATACATTACGATGGAAGATGTGGCCCGAAACCTACACGACCTGAAGCGACTGGGGGTGGAGGTGGTAGACTTTACAGGAGGCGAGCCGCTGCTGCACCGGCAAATAGACCAGATGTTGGGTATGGCTCATGATATGGGCTTTATAACAACGCTTACCACCAATGCCATGCTTTACCCCAAGCTAGCCGAAAGGCTGAAAGGTAAAGTAGACATGCTGCACTTCTCTCTCGACTCCGCCCATAAAGAGGAGCATGACAGAGGCCGGGGCGTAGCCTGTTATGACTTTGTAATGGACTCAATCAAGATAGCACGGAGCTTGGGTGAGCGGCCTGATATACTATTTACAGTGTTCAGGCATAACCTGGACCAACTAGAGGAAGTGTACGAGAAAGTTATCCTGCCAAACAAGCTGGTACTGATACTGAACCCGGCCTTTGAGTACAACAATGTAGAAACAGGCAAGCAACTGACAGAGGAGGAGCTTCGCTACCTGAGCGAGTTCGGAAAGCGCAAGCAAGTATACCTAAACGAGGGCTTTGTACAGTTGCGCTTGGATGGAGGCAATAAAACTCAAAAGCCGGTATGTAAGGCCGCCAGCACTACGTTGGTTATTTCACCGGAGAACGAGTTGGTGCTGCCTTGTTACCACCTCGGCGCAAAGAGCTACCCAATAGAAGGGCGGTTGTATGACTTGTACCGTAGCCAGGAAATAGAGGAGTTGAAGCGGCAGGAGGGAAGGCTACCTGCCTGTGAAGGCTGTACCATTAACTGCTATATGCAGCCGAGCTTTGCCGTGGAGCTAAGCAAGTACTTCTGGAAAGCCTTGCCCAGCACTTTAAAGTATAATTACCTGAAGGGCACCTGGAAAAGGCTCATGTGA
- a CDS encoding porin family protein has translation MKKLILTLMTVLAINVAVQSQTFQAGVKAGVSSSNVRLSDIQNDPMQYAKADNITGYHVGAFTRLQILGLLLQPEAILSTSGGKVEVTDNSSSTSVHVEKFRFNRLDVPLLVGLNFLKVARVQAGPVASTLLTAKQEGRSIKDYYDSSDWGYQAGLGVDIGTLTLDVRYERINRDFTNTSQQTSGKVKNEQFLVSLGLKLIK, from the coding sequence ATGAAAAAACTGATTTTAACTCTTATGACCGTGCTGGCTATAAACGTAGCTGTCCAGTCACAAACTTTTCAGGCCGGGGTAAAAGCCGGCGTCAGCTCTTCTAATGTAAGATTGAGTGACATACAGAACGACCCAATGCAGTACGCTAAGGCCGATAATATAACGGGTTACCATGTAGGTGCTTTTACACGGCTTCAGATACTGGGGCTACTGCTGCAGCCAGAGGCTATACTTTCCACCTCCGGAGGAAAGGTAGAGGTAACAGACAATTCCAGCAGCACTAGTGTACATGTTGAAAAATTCCGTTTTAACCGGCTCGACGTACCACTACTGGTAGGTTTAAACTTTCTAAAAGTAGCCAGGGTACAGGCCGGACCAGTTGCCTCCACTCTTCTCACAGCTAAGCAGGAAGGGCGTAGCATAAAGGATTATTATGATAGCTCCGATTGGGGTTACCAGGCTGGCTTAGGCGTAGATATTGGCACCCTGACACTGGATGTACGCTATGAGCGCATTAACCGCGATTTTACCAACACCTCGCAGCAGACCAGCGGCAAGGTAAAAAACGAACAGTTTCTGGTAAGCCTTGGTCTGAAACTGATTAAATAG
- a CDS encoding AbgT family transporter: MTQIQKKKSGVDRFLSVVERIGNALPHPATLFAGFALLVVILSWVASQFELAVVHPGTGQTVTPFNLLSTEGLHMILTRMVTNFTDFAPLGTVLVSLLGIGIAEGTGLIGAVLRLVVLSSPKRLLTFVIVFAGVISNTASEVGYVLLVPLAAVIFLAAGRHPLAGLAAAFAGVSGGYSANLLLGTVDPLLAGLSTEAANIIDPNYAVNPAANYYFMFVSTFLIAALGTWVTEKVVIPRLGEYEGDEKPQSIDRLNLQEKRGLLYATIAILLMIAFILGGLIPDYGYLRDPETNEILHSPFMSGIVAFIFLLAGIAGIAYGIGAKTIKNDSDVMRGMSKSMETLGSYIVLVFFAAQFVAYFNWTNLGLILAINGADLLKTLGLSDIPLMITFIVVAALINLVMGSASAKWAIMAPVFIPMFMLLGYTPEFTQVAYRVGDSVTNIISPMMSYFALIVAFIQRYDKKAGIGTVISTMLPYTVAFFVGWVLLLIIWILLDLPIGPGAQMYMP, encoded by the coding sequence ATGACACAAATACAAAAGAAAAAGTCCGGTGTAGACAGGTTTCTGTCGGTGGTAGAGCGCATTGGTAATGCCCTGCCTCACCCTGCAACACTTTTTGCCGGCTTCGCTCTGCTGGTAGTTATCCTGTCGTGGGTGGCCAGCCAGTTTGAATTGGCAGTGGTGCACCCCGGTACAGGTCAAACAGTAACACCGTTTAACCTGCTCTCTACCGAAGGGCTCCACATGATCCTTACCCGCATGGTTACCAACTTTACCGACTTTGCCCCTTTGGGTACAGTGCTGGTGTCTTTGCTGGGTATAGGTATAGCCGAGGGAACAGGGTTAATAGGTGCGGTGCTGCGTCTGGTGGTGCTGTCATCACCGAAGCGCCTGCTAACTTTTGTTATTGTGTTTGCGGGAGTTATTTCCAACACCGCCTCGGAGGTTGGATATGTACTACTTGTGCCACTGGCGGCGGTAATCTTCCTGGCGGCGGGTCGTCATCCGTTGGCTGGTTTGGCGGCTGCCTTTGCTGGTGTGTCTGGGGGCTACAGTGCAAACTTACTACTGGGTACGGTGGATCCACTATTGGCTGGTTTATCTACTGAGGCAGCCAATATCATTGATCCTAACTATGCAGTAAACCCGGCTGCCAATTACTACTTCATGTTTGTTTCTACTTTCCTGATTGCGGCACTTGGTACCTGGGTGACAGAAAAAGTGGTGATACCGCGCCTTGGAGAGTATGAGGGAGACGAGAAGCCGCAAAGTATAGATCGACTGAACTTGCAGGAAAAGCGGGGCTTGTTATATGCTACCATTGCTATACTGCTGATGATAGCTTTTATACTTGGCGGCCTTATACCGGACTACGGATACCTGCGCGACCCGGAGACAAATGAGATCCTACACTCGCCATTTATGTCGGGTATTGTGGCCTTTATCTTCTTGCTGGCAGGTATAGCAGGCATTGCTTACGGTATAGGAGCTAAAACCATCAAAAACGACAGCGATGTAATGCGCGGCATGTCTAAATCAATGGAAACGCTGGGCTCTTACATTGTGCTGGTATTCTTTGCGGCGCAATTTGTAGCGTACTTTAACTGGACTAACCTTGGGCTTATACTTGCTATCAATGGTGCTGATTTACTGAAGACGCTTGGCCTGAGCGATATTCCGCTCATGATCACTTTTATCGTCGTAGCTGCATTGATTAACTTGGTAATGGGTTCAGCCTCGGCCAAGTGGGCTATTATGGCACCTGTTTTTATCCCAATGTTTATGTTATTGGGCTATACACCGGAGTTTACGCAGGTAGCTTACCGCGTTGGCGACAGCGTAACAAACATTATTTCGCCTATGATGTCATACTTTGCCTTGATCGTGGCCTTTATCCAACGCTATGACAAGAAAGCGGGTATAGGTACGGTTATCTCTACCATGCTGCCTTATACTGTGGCTTTCTTTGTAGGGTGGGTACTTCTGCTCATAATCTGGATTCTGCTGGACCTGCCAATTGGGCCAGGAGCACAAATGTATATGCCATAA
- a CDS encoding S66 peptidase family protein: MIPSLRPGDKIAIIATARKISLPEIELAIQTFEGWGLQVVVGKTIGASYNYFAGDDALRLQELQQMLDDESIKAIICARGGYGTTRIIDQVDFTKFQQQPKWLVGFSDVTALHSHIHTLGLESLHAIMPLLFPKEGAKDSIETLRRALFGEELQYTAAPHAFNRTGSATGQLVGGNLSMLHTLTGTRSDISTEGKILFLEDLCEYLYHLDRMMVHLDRSGKLAKLSGLIIGDMSDMNDTPVSFNKSAYEIILEHTGKYNYPVCYGFPVGHEPLNLAMICGRQAKLEVNEAGTTLVYC, translated from the coding sequence ATGATTCCAAGCCTGCGACCTGGCGATAAAATCGCCATTATTGCTACTGCCCGTAAAATTTCATTACCAGAAATAGAATTGGCTATCCAGACCTTTGAGGGTTGGGGGCTGCAGGTAGTAGTAGGGAAAACCATAGGCGCCAGCTACAACTACTTTGCCGGCGATGATGCCCTGCGCCTGCAGGAACTACAGCAGATGCTGGATGATGAAAGTATAAAAGCCATTATCTGCGCACGCGGTGGTTACGGTACTACACGCATCATAGACCAGGTAGATTTTACCAAATTCCAGCAGCAACCTAAGTGGCTCGTAGGTTTCAGCGATGTAACCGCGCTGCATAGCCACATTCATACCCTTGGCTTAGAAAGCTTACATGCCATTATGCCGCTCCTCTTCCCGAAAGAAGGAGCTAAAGATTCTATTGAGACATTGCGCCGTGCACTGTTTGGAGAGGAGCTACAGTATACAGCTGCTCCTCATGCTTTTAATCGCACAGGTTCTGCCACAGGACAACTTGTGGGTGGCAACTTGTCGATGCTGCACACGCTTACCGGCACCCGCTCCGACATCAGCACCGAAGGCAAGATTTTATTCCTGGAAGACCTGTGTGAGTACCTTTACCATCTGGACCGTATGATGGTGCACCTCGACCGTAGCGGCAAGCTGGCTAAACTCTCTGGGTTAATTATCGGCGATATGAGCGATATGAATGATACACCTGTGTCATTCAACAAGTCAGCTTACGAGATCATACTAGAGCACACGGGCAAGTATAACTATCCTGTTTGCTATGGTTTTCCGGTGGGCCATGAGCCGCTGAACCTCGCAATGATATGTGGCCGCCAGGCAAAACTGGAGGTCAATGAGGCTGGAACTACGCTGGTATACTGCTAA
- a CDS encoding endonuclease III domain-containing protein, with amino-acid sequence MDAHELPADEKTLLAHELLNQEYKRLKLESRRTPMHELISTMLSHRTTHKDEETAFYTMLERFGDWEGVMNAPLEELADAIKTTRYPEQKAPQIQQTLRMIKEERGKINIDFLADMPVEEAMNWLTKLPGVGLKTATLLLLFNFKKPVMPVDTHVFRISQRVGLIGAKVTANKAHDLLLKMLPSEPVELYNFHIHMLRHGQRICTFYSPKCEKCVLNGICNYYQDVREKGIDKAA; translated from the coding sequence ATGGATGCCCACGAACTTCCCGCAGATGAGAAAACCTTGCTAGCACATGAACTGCTGAACCAGGAATATAAACGCCTTAAGTTAGAGAGCCGAAGAACGCCTATGCACGAGCTCATATCTACTATGCTCTCTCATAGGACCACCCATAAGGATGAGGAGACAGCATTTTATACTATGCTGGAGCGTTTCGGGGATTGGGAAGGGGTGATGAATGCGCCGCTTGAGGAGTTGGCAGACGCCATAAAAACTACTCGGTATCCAGAGCAGAAGGCGCCTCAGATACAGCAAACATTGCGCATGATAAAGGAGGAGCGGGGCAAGATTAACATTGATTTTCTGGCTGATATGCCTGTAGAAGAGGCAATGAACTGGCTGACGAAGCTGCCCGGTGTAGGCTTGAAAACAGCTACCCTGCTGCTGCTCTTTAATTTTAAGAAACCTGTTATGCCCGTAGACACGCATGTGTTCCGGATAAGCCAGCGGGTGGGGCTGATTGGAGCCAAAGTAACAGCTAACAAAGCACATGACCTGCTCCTTAAAATGCTGCCATCAGAGCCTGTGGAGCTATATAATTTTCACATACACATGCTGCGCCACGGCCAGCGCATCTGTACTTTCTACAGCCCTAAATGCGAGAAATGTGTGCTAAACGGCATCTGCAACTATTACCAGGATGTGCGTGAGAAAGGTATAGACAAGGCAGCATAG
- a CDS encoding MBL fold metallo-hydrolase — protein sequence MDIKFLGTGGAFDTDYLNSAALLEFRGMNLLIDCGFTVFPALVRKNLIQKVNHIILTHLHNDHCGSLANLLLYKSIVEKSPKPVIIYPSEQFKQQLCVFLEIQVKDPDKYADFVPLEQFDGITCVDTYGKHSEGMQTYSYIFEDEEKRIAYSGDLSRPEVLFDRLHKMPDIKTCVFHDITFTPDNVGHTYYKKLLPYMNGVEMYGYHCDPTKNPSDNPIRLVFYQQELMA from the coding sequence ATGGATATCAAGTTTTTAGGAACAGGAGGCGCCTTCGACACCGACTACCTTAATTCTGCTGCCTTACTAGAGTTCAGAGGTATGAACTTACTTATTGATTGCGGCTTTACAGTTTTTCCGGCACTTGTTCGGAAAAACCTGATACAAAAAGTCAATCATATCATACTCACCCATCTGCACAATGACCACTGTGGCAGCCTGGCAAACTTACTGCTGTACAAGAGCATAGTAGAGAAGTCACCTAAACCTGTTATTATTTATCCTTCGGAGCAGTTTAAGCAGCAGCTGTGCGTTTTTTTGGAGATACAGGTAAAAGATCCTGATAAGTATGCAGACTTTGTACCCCTGGAGCAGTTTGATGGTATTACCTGTGTAGATACGTACGGTAAGCATTCGGAGGGAATGCAGACTTATTCTTATATTTTTGAGGATGAGGAAAAGCGTATTGCCTACTCCGGCGACCTTTCCCGGCCAGAAGTGCTTTTTGATAGGCTACATAAAATGCCTGATATAAAAACCTGTGTGTTCCATGATATAACGTTCACCCCAGACAATGTGGGCCACACTTACTATAAGAAGCTGCTTCCTTACATGAATGGTGTAGAGATGTATGGCTACCACTGCGACCCTACCAAGAACCCCTCTGATAACCCTATCCGCCTGGTGTTTTACCAACAGGAGCTAATGGCTTAA
- a CDS encoding DUF2238 domain-containing protein encodes MSATLTPTLRYKQQPLHIILTLLFLAFWIYTGITTVDLKNWILENTLTMSLIIFLVAFYNIFRFSDTSYVLLFLFLLLHVYGSQYQYADNPFGEWLKGQYNFSRNHYDRLVHLGYGLLLTFPIYEVLAYGFKVRRWVSYLLPLDLILSSSMVYELVEWMVADWVYGGGDQGMDFLGMQGDIWDAQKDVGMAFSGSLVAMALTFIFAPRKRKGNNSSQN; translated from the coding sequence ATGTCTGCCACACTTACCCCCACCTTACGCTACAAGCAGCAGCCTCTCCATATTATACTTACACTGCTGTTTCTTGCATTCTGGATTTATACTGGCATTACCACTGTAGACTTGAAGAACTGGATACTGGAGAACACCCTCACGATGTCCCTTATTATCTTTCTAGTAGCCTTCTACAACATCTTCCGTTTCTCTGATACCAGCTACGTTTTACTGTTCCTGTTTTTGCTGCTGCACGTGTATGGTAGCCAATACCAATATGCTGATAATCCTTTTGGAGAGTGGCTAAAGGGACAGTACAATTTCAGCCGCAACCACTACGACCGCCTAGTGCATCTGGGCTATGGACTCTTGCTAACCTTTCCGATATATGAGGTGCTGGCTTACGGCTTTAAGGTAAGGCGCTGGGTGAGCTATCTTTTACCCTTAGACCTTATTCTTTCTAGCAGCATGGTGTATGAACTAGTAGAGTGGATGGTAGCTGATTGGGTGTATGGCGGTGGCGACCAGGGTATGGACTTTCTGGGCATGCAAGGCGATATATGGGATGCGCAGAAGGATGTAGGCATGGCTTTTTCCGGCAGCCTGGTTGCCATGGCTCTGACATTTATCTTTGCCCCAAGAAAAAGAAAAGGCAATAACAGCAGTCAAAATTAA
- a CDS encoding OmpA family protein gives MKNFRINLSILAIIAIILSSCASSGGGGMNKTTKGGIIGAGSGAVVGGVVGKVAGNTAAGAIIGAAVGGTAGALIGRRMDKQAEELRRDLEGANVERVGEGIKITFESGILYPVNSAELQPGAKTEIAQLAETLKKYPDTNILIEGHTDNTGTRQINQPLSERRAQSVANYLASMGVDRSRMTTTGYADDQPVADNSTEAGRRQNRRVEIAIYANEKMKKAAERGEL, from the coding sequence ATGAAAAACTTTAGAATAAACTTATCCATACTAGCTATTATAGCTATCATACTTTCGTCGTGTGCCTCTTCTGGTGGCGGCGGAATGAACAAAACAACCAAGGGCGGCATTATTGGTGCTGGTTCTGGTGCAGTAGTAGGTGGTGTGGTTGGTAAAGTGGCTGGTAACACAGCAGCTGGTGCTATTATTGGTGCAGCCGTGGGGGGTACAGCTGGTGCCTTGATCGGTAGAAGAATGGACAAGCAGGCAGAAGAGCTGCGTCGTGACCTTGAGGGCGCTAATGTAGAGCGTGTAGGAGAAGGTATTAAGATTACGTTTGAATCTGGTATTCTTTACCCTGTAAACTCTGCTGAGCTGCAGCCTGGTGCTAAAACAGAGATCGCACAACTTGCTGAGACTCTAAAGAAGTATCCGGATACAAACATCCTGATCGAGGGGCATACAGATAATACCGGTACTCGTCAGATCAACCAGCCTCTTTCAGAGCGTCGTGCACAGTCTGTGGCTAATTATCTGGCATCAATGGGTGTAGATCGCAGCCGTATGACAACAACAGGTTATGCAGACGATCAGCCAGTTGCTGATAACAGCACAGAAGCTGGCCGCAGACAGAACCGCCGCGTAGAGATTGCCATCTACGCCAACGAGAAAATGAAAAAGGCCGCTGAGCGCGGAGAGCTATAA
- a CDS encoding OmpA family protein yields the protein MRFVKLSLSSMLAVTLLFSSCKSTAPVAGSENTETTTQAKTEEKQGMNKTTKGGIIGAGGGAVIGGLIGNRLGNTAAGAIVGAAVGGATGAVIGRRMDKQAEELEKSMENANVERVGEAIRVNFDSGILFAVNSAELSATAKQDIQKLAKTLQEYQGTDVIIEGHTDNTGSYELNQRLSERRAEAVAAYARSLGVDGKRLQAKGYSYDQPIAENTTAEGRQQNRRVEIIIVANEELKKAAESGDVK from the coding sequence ATGAGATTTGTAAAATTATCCCTGAGCTCTATGCTCGCTGTAACGTTGCTGTTTTCTTCATGCAAATCTACTGCTCCTGTGGCTGGCTCAGAAAATACAGAGACCACTACCCAGGCTAAAACAGAAGAAAAGCAGGGGATGAATAAAACAACCAAGGGCGGTATCATTGGTGCCGGTGGCGGTGCAGTAATTGGTGGCCTTATTGGTAATAGACTAGGAAATACAGCTGCCGGGGCTATTGTGGGTGCCGCAGTTGGTGGTGCGACTGGTGCCGTTATTGGTCGCCGTATGGATAAGCAGGCTGAGGAGCTGGAGAAAAGCATGGAGAATGCAAACGTGGAGCGTGTTGGTGAGGCCATCCGTGTTAACTTTGATTCAGGTATTCTTTTCGCGGTAAACTCTGCCGAACTAAGTGCCACTGCTAAGCAAGACATTCAGAAGCTGGCTAAAACGCTGCAGGAGTATCAGGGTACCGACGTTATCATTGAAGGTCACACCGACAATACTGGTTCTTATGAACTGAACCAGCGCCTGTCCGAGAGACGTGCTGAGGCTGTGGCTGCATATGCCCGTAGCCTGGGTGTAGATGGTAAGCGACTGCAGGCGAAAGGATATAGCTATGATCAACCGATTGCTGAGAACACCACTGCAGAAGGACGCCAGCAGAACCGCCGCGTAGAGATCATCATTGTGGCAAATGAGGAGCTGAAGAAAGCTGCAGAGAGCGGTGATGTAAAATAA